A single region of the Biomaibacter acetigenes genome encodes:
- the cbiT gene encoding precorrin-6Y C5,15-methyltransferase (decarboxylating) subunit CbiT, translated as MWEYAFGIPDGLFVRGDVPMTKEEVRAISLSKLRLKKDFTVWDIGAGTGAVSVEAALYCKEGRVYAVEKDEKALKLIRQNTGAFGTLNLTAVPGEAPEVLFDLPDPDRVFIGGSGGKIAEILTVVMQRLKAGGVIVINAVTMETVHRAQEFLYAGGYEVETILVNVARSVRVGGSTLMQARNPVFILSVKA; from the coding sequence GTGTGGGAATATGCCTTCGGCATCCCCGACGGACTTTTTGTAAGAGGGGATGTGCCCATGACAAAAGAGGAGGTAAGGGCCATATCCCTCTCCAAATTAAGGCTGAAAAAAGACTTCACGGTATGGGATATCGGCGCGGGCACGGGGGCAGTTTCCGTGGAGGCGGCCCTTTACTGCAAGGAAGGCCGGGTGTATGCGGTAGAAAAAGATGAGAAGGCCTTAAAACTTATCAGGCAAAATACCGGAGCCTTCGGAACATTAAATCTTACGGCGGTGCCCGGCGAGGCACCGGAAGTACTCTTTGACCTGCCGGACCCCGACAGGGTTTTCATCGGCGGCTCCGGAGGCAAAATTGCGGAGATTCTGACAGTGGTAATGCAAAGGCTGAAGGCTGGTGGTGTTATAGTCATAAACGCCGTTACGATGGAAACCGTTCATCGGGCTCAAGAGTTCCTTTATGCCGGCGGCTACGAAGTGGAAACAATCCTTGTGAATGTTGCAAGGTCAGTAAGGGTCGGCGGCAGCACTTTGATGCAGGCTCGAAATCCAGTATTTATTCTATCGGTAAAAGCATAA
- the cobJ gene encoding precorrin-3B C(17)-methyltransferase, translated as MSWIKVVGTGPGRYQDMTVRAIRALRDCDVVIGYITYINLVRDLVKDKDIIYSGMRQETERCRKALELASLGKKVSLISGGDPGIYGMAGLLYELAKKNVDTDIEIIPGVSSVSAAASLLGAPLMTDFASISLSDHLTPWEAIAKRLEMAARADFVIALFNPKSRERKDNLPRALDIVLKYRCSSTPCGIVKNASREGEITLVTKLGDLLKYDIDMTTLIIIGNSSTFITGGKMVTPRGYVL; from the coding sequence ATGAGCTGGATTAAAGTTGTGGGAACAGGTCCCGGACGGTATCAGGATATGACCGTGAGAGCCATAAGAGCGCTGAGGGACTGTGATGTCGTTATCGGGTACATAACTTATATAAACCTCGTCAGGGACCTGGTAAAGGATAAAGACATAATCTATTCCGGCATGCGGCAGGAAACTGAAAGGTGCAGAAAAGCCCTGGAGCTGGCCAGCCTGGGTAAAAAGGTGTCGCTCATTAGCGGCGGAGACCCGGGAATATACGGCATGGCGGGGCTTTTATACGAGCTTGCAAAAAAGAATGTTGATACCGACATTGAAATTATACCCGGAGTAAGCTCCGTAAGTGCTGCAGCCTCCCTGCTGGGAGCGCCCCTGATGACCGACTTTGCGTCGATAAGTCTTTCAGACCATCTGACCCCATGGGAAGCCATTGCAAAAAGGCTGGAAATGGCCGCCCGGGCTGATTTTGTCATAGCCCTTTTTAATCCGAAAAGCCGCGAGAGAAAAGATAACCTGCCCCGGGCGCTGGATATTGTCCTCAAATATCGATGTTCCAGCACTCCTTGCGGTATCGTAAAAAATGCGTCGCGAGAGGGAGAGATTACACTCGTCACAAAACTCGGAGATTTATTAAAATACGATATCGATATGACTACGCTAATAATTATAGGGAACAGCAGTACCTTTATAACCGGAGGCAAAATGGTTACACCCAGGGGGTATGTCCTTTGA
- a CDS encoding M20/M25/M40 family metallo-hydrolase: MIENNHEGIFKLMLELVSVPSISATPGEIKMARMIYGKLEELPYFKNHPDYLKLLPINNDPLERQVVFALVKAEPSVKKTIILTGHYDVVAVEGYGALKEYAFDPVEYTRRLSKEKLPEDAAKDLESGNYIFGRGVSDMKCGLAIEMALLAEAAQNPCKLSANLAFLAVPDEENNSTGMRGAVSHLMELEKELGLDYIAAINCEPSGPGAPDDDHRYIFTGTVGKIMPFFYFVGKETHVGDYFNGLNATLMASYLNIALEARPDFIDFKGSEVFSPPTCLKLKDLRDAYSVTLPERAVAYYNLLTVSKSPAQILESMKRAAAEAFSMAVDHLRKTAASYSKKSGQDIGISWQTKVITYGELEEKVCRNFPGNMSEHVKHYIASLPESLDERDKAISLVGELLKYYPDKAPMIIVGFLPPYYPHRGNLGRTEEEKNVMKAVDKVIEEARQSYGIEMKVVEYFAGITDLSYFGFQGKAEELKALSDNMPGWREIYDIPLNELAKLDIPVLNLGPSGKDDHKYTERLELSYSLNITPRLLKFAVESLAKS; this comes from the coding sequence TTGATCGAAAACAACCATGAAGGCATATTTAAGCTTATGCTGGAGCTGGTATCAGTTCCCAGCATCTCCGCTACGCCGGGAGAGATAAAGATGGCCCGGATGATATACGGCAAGCTGGAGGAGTTACCTTATTTTAAAAATCATCCGGATTATCTAAAGCTGCTGCCCATCAATAACGATCCATTGGAGCGACAGGTGGTTTTTGCCCTGGTGAAGGCAGAGCCTAGCGTCAAAAAGACGATCATTTTGACGGGTCACTACGATGTGGTGGCTGTAGAAGGTTACGGTGCCCTGAAGGAGTATGCTTTTGATCCGGTGGAATACACCCGGCGGCTCTCAAAGGAAAAACTTCCGGAGGATGCCGCAAAGGACCTGGAATCCGGAAATTACATATTTGGACGGGGCGTTTCGGACATGAAGTGTGGCCTTGCCATAGAGATGGCGCTCCTGGCAGAAGCCGCTCAAAATCCCTGCAAGCTTAGCGCAAATCTGGCATTCCTGGCGGTGCCCGATGAGGAAAACAACTCCACCGGCATGAGGGGTGCAGTCTCACATCTCATGGAACTGGAAAAAGAACTGGGTCTTGACTATATAGCAGCCATAAACTGTGAGCCCTCCGGCCCTGGAGCGCCGGATGATGACCATCGTTACATATTTACAGGTACCGTAGGAAAGATAATGCCGTTTTTTTACTTTGTCGGTAAGGAAACTCATGTGGGAGACTATTTTAACGGATTAAATGCTACTTTGATGGCTTCTTATCTAAATATTGCATTGGAAGCAAGACCTGATTTTATAGATTTTAAAGGGAGTGAAGTTTTTTCTCCCCCCACATGCCTTAAGCTCAAAGATCTACGGGATGCCTATTCGGTGACTTTACCGGAAAGGGCGGTGGCCTATTATAATCTTCTCACCGTCTCAAAATCTCCGGCTCAAATCCTGGAAAGCATGAAAAGAGCGGCTGCCGAAGCTTTTAGCATGGCAGTTGACCACCTTAGAAAAACCGCGGCATCTTATTCTAAAAAATCAGGCCAAGATATTGGTATATCCTGGCAAACGAAGGTTATCACATATGGAGAGCTTGAAGAAAAGGTATGTCGGAATTTCCCGGGAAATATGTCGGAACATGTGAAACACTATATAGCATCCCTGCCGGAGAGTCTTGATGAAAGAGACAAAGCCATCAGCCTGGTAGGGGAGCTTTTGAAGTATTATCCCGATAAGGCCCCCATGATAATTGTAGGATTCCTGCCTCCTTACTATCCTCATAGAGGCAATCTGGGGCGGACAGAAGAAGAGAAAAATGTTATGAAGGCTGTAGATAAAGTTATCGAGGAAGCACGGCAAAGTTACGGCATAGAAATGAAAGTGGTGGAATACTTTGCCGGTATTACCGATCTCAGCTATTTCGGCTTCCAGGGAAAAGCTGAAGAACTGAAGGCTTTATCGGACAATATGCCCGGCTGGAGAGAAATCTATGATATACCGCTAAACGAGCTGGCGAAACTGGACATCCCCGTGTTGAATCTGGGGCCGTCGGGCAAAGATGACCACAAATACACCGAAAGGCTGGAACTTTCATATTCACTCAATATTACTCCCCGGCTCCTGAAGTTTGCGGTGGAAAGTCTAGCGAAGAGCTGA
- the cbiG gene encoding cobalt-precorrin 5A hydrolase gives MKLAVIAVTRNGSRLGAIIVKELGGDLYVLEKYAPPDARSFHPIKGDFIEFVHGIFDKYDGLVFLTAAGIAVRAIAEVLKGKTVDPAVVAVDEQGKFAVSLLSGHLGGANELAVRVAGVLGAVPVVTTASDTAGFEGIDVMARKIGFYIESLADLKKVSACLVNGEKVVFMVEPDFPENILNEMKKRLRGTTAAFYSKAFSESPADAFGPIPQDAAAAVFITDANIKPRDIPYVILRPRNIVLGIGTKRGTAFEALLALVKKALKELDLSEKGIGCIATIDIKQNEECINMLARHLDVPVKYYNTGQLAKVESKFPVSPFVKKTTGVGAVAKPSAYLASLHGVELGYYKDRGITLAIYKCMFYGGFYELD, from the coding sequence GTGAAGTTGGCGGTGATCGCCGTTACCAGAAACGGGTCTCGACTGGGGGCAATAATAGTAAAAGAGCTGGGCGGTGACCTTTATGTCCTCGAAAAGTATGCGCCCCCGGATGCCCGAAGTTTTCACCCAATAAAGGGAGACTTTATAGAATTTGTCCATGGTATTTTTGATAAATACGACGGTCTTGTATTCCTTACGGCGGCGGGTATTGCAGTACGGGCCATAGCGGAAGTACTGAAGGGGAAGACGGTGGACCCTGCCGTGGTGGCGGTAGACGAGCAAGGGAAATTTGCCGTAAGCCTCCTATCGGGACACCTGGGAGGCGCCAACGAACTGGCCGTCAGGGTGGCCGGGGTCCTGGGAGCCGTGCCGGTGGTGACCACGGCCAGCGACACCGCGGGTTTTGAGGGTATCGACGTCATGGCCCGGAAGATTGGATTTTACATAGAAAGTTTAGCTGACCTCAAAAAGGTGAGCGCCTGCCTGGTCAACGGCGAGAAGGTGGTGTTCATGGTAGAACCCGACTTTCCGGAAAATATATTAAATGAGATGAAAAAAAGGCTCCGGGGCACGACGGCGGCTTTTTACAGCAAGGCTTTCTCCGAAAGCCCGGCCGATGCCTTCGGTCCAATTCCCCAGGATGCTGCCGCTGCTGTTTTCATAACCGACGCCAATATCAAACCGCGGGACATTCCTTATGTAATATTGAGGCCCCGAAATATAGTGCTGGGTATCGGGACAAAAAGGGGCACAGCCTTTGAAGCATTGCTGGCCCTGGTGAAAAAAGCTTTGAAAGAACTCGATTTAAGCGAAAAGGGAATAGGATGTATTGCCACCATTGATATCAAACAAAATGAAGAATGCATAAATATGCTGGCCCGGCACCTAGATGTGCCGGTAAAATATTATAACACCGGGCAGCTTGCAAAAGTGGAAAGCAAATTTCCCGTTTCTCCTTTCGTGAAGAAGACTACGGGCGTGGGAGCGGTGGCAAAGCCTTCAGCCTATCTTGCAAGTTTGCACGGCGTAGAATTGGGCTATTACAAAGACAGAGGAATCACTCTGGCGATATATAAATGTATGTTTTACGGAGGGTTTTATGAGCTGGATTAA
- a CDS encoding sirohydrochlorin chelatase has product MNRALLILAHGSRAQGTEETVYKIAEKLKAAGEYRDVEVAFLQFNRPNLAESVNKLVSKGITEIVAAPAFLFTGNHVLKDIPEELKKVKAICPEVRIALAEPIGYDDRICGIISERAKGNLVEL; this is encoded by the coding sequence ATGAACAGGGCTTTATTGATACTGGCCCACGGCAGCAGGGCGCAGGGTACTGAAGAAACGGTGTATAAAATAGCGGAAAAGTTAAAGGCAGCCGGGGAATACCGGGATGTGGAGGTAGCCTTTCTCCAGTTCAACAGGCCGAACCTAGCCGAATCGGTGAATAAACTTGTCAGTAAAGGAATTACAGAAATTGTGGCGGCACCGGCATTTCTTTTTACGGGAAATCACGTACTCAAAGACATCCCCGAAGAGTTAAAAAAAGTGAAAGCCATTTGCCCCGAAGTGCGCATTGCCCTGGCAGAACCCATAGGGTACGACGACAGGATCTGCGGTATCATCTCCGAAAGAGCGAAGGGAAATCTTGTCGAATTATAA
- a CDS encoding precorrin-8X methylmutase: MEYVRDPLEIEKKSFEIIEGHVDRGKFDEKEWAIVRRVIHSVADFEYAGIMDFSEEAVEAGLAAMRRGCRIVTDTRMVEAGINRKALEAAGCVVKCYVDYPDVAAKSRELSITRAMASIMAAAQDGGGGIFAIGNAPTALFKLLELAEEGRIKPDLVIGVPVGFVGAAESKEALVASGIPYIVAWGRRGGSTMAVAIVNALLYMLKDENGKICRKG, translated from the coding sequence ATGGAATATGTCAGAGATCCCCTGGAAATTGAAAAAAAGAGCTTTGAAATCATCGAAGGGCATGTGGATAGAGGAAAGTTTGACGAAAAGGAATGGGCCATAGTCAGGAGAGTAATCCATTCGGTGGCAGATTTTGAGTATGCGGGGATCATGGATTTTTCCGAAGAAGCGGTAGAGGCAGGGCTTGCCGCCATGCGAAGGGGTTGCCGGATAGTCACCGACACCAGGATGGTGGAAGCCGGGATAAACAGGAAAGCTTTGGAAGCTGCAGGATGTGTTGTCAAATGCTACGTAGACTATCCGGATGTGGCGGCAAAATCCAGAGAACTTAGCATAACCAGAGCTATGGCTTCCATTATGGCGGCGGCGCAGGACGGAGGGGGCGGGATATTTGCCATCGGCAACGCTCCTACGGCGCTTTTCAAGTTGTTGGAGCTCGCAGAGGAGGGCAGGATAAAGCCGGATCTGGTCATAGGCGTACCGGTAGGGTTTGTGGGAGCGGCGGAGTCCAAGGAAGCCCTGGTGGCCTCCGGTATTCCTTATATTGTTGCCTGGGGCAGAAGGGGCGGCAGTACCATGGCGGTGGCTATAGTAAATGCCCTTTTATATATGTTAAAAGATGAAAATGGAAAAATTTGTCGTAAAGGGTAA
- a CDS encoding CoA-binding protein, whose translation MEDLIQQMLSKKVWAVIGSFSGEGKYAYKIFKNLKKLGYRVFPINPKIKNVDGDTCYPDLESLPQIPEVVNLVTPPQVTEKIVGECIRLGIKYIWMQPGAESERAIKTAQNAGLNVIHDACVYSLTR comes from the coding sequence ATGGAAGATTTAATTCAGCAGATGCTCAGCAAAAAAGTTTGGGCAGTTATAGGCTCTTTTTCCGGGGAGGGCAAATACGCCTATAAGATCTTTAAAAACTTGAAAAAGCTGGGATATAGAGTTTTTCCCATTAACCCAAAGATTAAAAATGTGGATGGGGATACCTGTTATCCAGACCTGGAGTCCCTACCCCAAATTCCTGAAGTGGTAAACCTGGTGACACCACCTCAGGTTACGGAGAAAATCGTAGGTGAGTGTATTAGACTGGGCATCAAATACATATGGATGCAGCCCGGAGCCGAAAGTGAAAGAGCTATAAAGACCGCCCAGAATGCAGGATTAAATGTAATTCATGATGCCTGCGTGTATAGTTTGACCAGGTGA
- the cobI gene encoding precorrin-2 C(20)-methyltransferase has product MSEISTGKLYGVGVGPGDPELITLKAVKILERVHVVMVPSGKGESIAFDIAKPYIKGEVLKLEFPMTRERDILESVWDENAKKIKKLLVDGRDVAFITLGDPMIYSTYIYVIERLEGFKIETIPGVTSFSAAASKLKMPIARGNRPFAVVPAEDEKTMKKILDDFESVVLMKVSGNYDRTVDLLKAGGFKAGLVIRGGHEDEEVTFDLEKYRRKKLDYLSLIIGRKMGG; this is encoded by the coding sequence ATGTCAGAAATCTCCACCGGTAAATTATACGGCGTAGGCGTGGGCCCCGGAGACCCGGAACTGATTACTTTGAAGGCCGTAAAGATTCTTGAACGGGTTCATGTGGTAATGGTTCCATCAGGGAAGGGGGAGAGCATTGCCTTCGACATTGCAAAGCCTTACATCAAAGGCGAGGTCTTAAAGCTCGAATTTCCCATGACCCGGGAAAGGGATATCCTTGAATCCGTATGGGATGAAAATGCAAAAAAGATAAAAAAGCTGCTTGTGGATGGCAGGGACGTAGCCTTCATTACCCTGGGAGACCCTATGATATACAGCACTTATATTTATGTTATAGAAAGGCTTGAAGGATTCAAAATTGAGACCATCCCGGGTGTGACTTCCTTTTCGGCGGCAGCATCAAAACTCAAAATGCCCATAGCTCGAGGGAACCGTCCTTTTGCGGTAGTGCCTGCCGAGGATGAAAAAACAATGAAAAAAATCCTCGATGATTTTGAAAGTGTGGTATTGATGAAGGTATCCGGAAACTACGACAGAACGGTGGACCTGTTGAAGGCCGGGGGTTTTAAAGCAGGGCTAGTTATAAGAGGTGGCCATGAAGATGAAGAGGTTACCTTTGACCTGGAAAAATACCGGAGGAAAAAATTGGATTACCTTTCACTGATAATCGGAAGGAAGATGGGCGGATGA
- a CDS encoding cobyrinate a,c-diamide synthase produces MGKGVMIAGTHSGSGKTTVGLGLLGALSKKYTVTPFKVGPDYIDTAYHKFVCGRVSYNLDVFMLGEERLKALYGLKSDGDIALVEGVMGLFDGLDTQGFGSSAHVAKILNLPVILVIDASGMARSASAMVGGFRDFDREVNIAGVILNKVGGQKHYELLKQSIERDTGVPVFGFIPGDPELCLPERHLGLVPVYEMEGLKKKFHRLYSYIERYIDLDGILRTAEKAGSLDIKGQVPAFADFCVNNEAVKIAVAMDEAFNFYYQSGLEVFRDMGAKLVPFSPLHDIALPDGISGLYLGGGFPEMFAGQLSRNLPMLESIKNSIESGLPTYAECGGFMYLSRCIRDQEGKGYPMAGVYDIEAVMTRRLQHFGYVEAEVTSENVLAEKGFKLRGHEFHHSEMVGFFENTCYLVGKPGKPEKWRCGYRFKNCLATYVHIDFFAYPNLAENFLRKCLEFLKRSEFK; encoded by the coding sequence TTGGGCAAAGGCGTAATGATAGCCGGGACCCACAGCGGATCGGGCAAGACCACCGTAGGTTTGGGGCTGCTGGGAGCACTGTCAAAAAAATATACAGTAACTCCATTCAAGGTGGGGCCGGATTACATAGATACGGCTTATCATAAATTCGTCTGCGGCAGGGTTTCATATAACCTTGATGTATTCATGCTTGGCGAGGAAAGGCTCAAGGCCCTTTACGGCCTAAAATCCGACGGGGACATCGCCCTGGTGGAAGGAGTCATGGGGCTCTTTGACGGTTTGGATACACAAGGCTTCGGGAGCAGTGCCCATGTGGCAAAAATACTAAATTTGCCCGTCATCCTGGTGATTGACGCATCGGGCATGGCGCGGAGCGCTTCAGCCATGGTGGGGGGCTTTCGGGACTTTGACCGGGAAGTAAACATTGCGGGCGTCATATTAAATAAGGTAGGTGGCCAAAAACACTACGAGCTTTTAAAGCAGAGTATCGAAAGGGACACCGGCGTCCCCGTATTTGGATTTATTCCCGGCGACCCGGAACTTTGCCTTCCCGAAAGGCATCTTGGACTGGTCCCGGTCTATGAGATGGAGGGATTGAAAAAGAAATTCCACAGGCTGTACAGTTATATAGAAAGGTATATTGACCTGGACGGGATTTTAAGGACCGCAGAAAAAGCAGGATCTTTAGATATTAAAGGGCAGGTCCCAGCTTTTGCAGATTTTTGTGTAAACAATGAAGCGGTGAAAATCGCCGTGGCCATGGATGAGGCCTTTAACTTCTATTACCAAAGCGGGCTGGAGGTTTTCCGGGATATGGGGGCAAAGCTGGTTCCCTTCAGCCCCCTGCATGATATCGCTCTTCCTGACGGCATATCGGGGCTTTATCTGGGCGGGGGCTTTCCGGAGATGTTTGCCGGGCAGTTAAGCAGAAACCTCCCCATGCTGGAGTCCATAAAAAATTCCATTGAATCGGGCCTTCCCACCTATGCCGAGTGCGGAGGATTTATGTATCTTTCAAGGTGTATAAGGGACCAGGAGGGTAAAGGCTATCCTATGGCGGGTGTTTACGATATAGAAGCCGTCATGACCAGACGCCTCCAGCACTTTGGCTATGTGGAGGCGGAAGTGACGTCCGAAAATGTGCTGGCGGAAAAAGGGTTTAAACTCAGGGGACATGAGTTTCACCATTCGGAGATGGTGGGATTTTTTGAAAATACATGCTACCTGGTGGGTAAGCCCGGCAAGCCGGAGAAATGGCGATGCGGTTATCGGTTCAAAAATTGCCTTGCCACTTATGTTCACATTGATTTCTTTGCATATCCGAATTTAGCGGAAAACTTTTTAAGAAAGTGCCTTGAATTTTTAAAAAGGAGCGAGTTTAAATGA
- the cobM gene encoding precorrin-4 C(11)-methyltransferase yields MIHFIGAGPGDAELITVKGMRLLGACDVVIYAGSLVNPEILKYAKKDAKIYDSSCLNLEEIIEIMRKAHNRGQDVARLHTGDPSIYGAIREQMEKLNELGIPYEVCPGVSSLTAAAAVLKKELTVPGVSQTVIVTRMGGRTPVPDRESLKSLAEPKATMAIFLSADKIKKVVEELADSYNPDTPAAVVYKATWPEQKVVVGTLKDISKKAKEAGIDKTAIILVGDFLEGKYEYSRLYHTAFSHGFRAAGNSCGKPGCREGMP; encoded by the coding sequence ATGATACATTTTATCGGCGCTGGCCCCGGAGATGCGGAACTCATCACGGTTAAAGGAATGAGGCTTCTGGGTGCCTGCGATGTCGTAATTTATGCCGGCTCTCTCGTCAACCCGGAAATATTAAAGTACGCAAAAAAGGATGCAAAAATTTATGACAGTTCATGTCTAAATCTGGAGGAGATCATTGAAATAATGAGAAAAGCCCATAACAGGGGTCAGGATGTAGCCCGGCTCCACACGGGGGATCCTTCCATTTACGGTGCCATAAGAGAACAGATGGAAAAACTGAACGAACTCGGTATTCCCTACGAAGTGTGCCCCGGTGTAAGTTCCCTCACCGCCGCTGCAGCAGTGTTGAAAAAGGAACTTACAGTGCCCGGAGTGAGCCAGACCGTCATCGTAACCAGGATGGGAGGTAGGACGCCAGTCCCCGACAGGGAAAGCCTGAAATCTCTGGCGGAGCCCAAGGCCACCATGGCGATATTTTTAAGTGCCGATAAGATTAAAAAGGTTGTAGAGGAACTTGCGGACTCTTACAATCCCGATACACCGGCGGCGGTAGTTTACAAGGCTACCTGGCCGGAACAGAAGGTAGTAGTGGGAACTCTGAAAGATATATCGAAGAAAGCAAAAGAAGCGGGGATAGATAAGACCGCCATCATCCTGGTGGGCGATTTTCTGGAGGGAAAATACGAATATTCCAGGCTGTACCATACGGCTTTCAGCCACGGCTTCCGGGCTGCCGGCAATAGCTGTGGAAAACCGGGATGCCGGGAGGGGATGCCGTGA
- the cbiE gene encoding precorrin-6y C5,15-methyltransferase (decarboxylating) subunit CbiE, with the protein MVTVVGVGPGAREYIVPAALRRIEQADVLVGGKRHLKLFEELECVKIAIETGLDFKDILNRKGRVVILASGDPGLYGILDVVLKYVNKEEVEVIPGISSVQYIMAKLGMPMKDVAVVSLHGRKTDIITRVKEYGTLVVLTDENHDPPFIARLLKDSGIKDRFLYVGENLSYDNEVIERYTVEELAQSRKKFDINVVVITCGNMPSASPTDFL; encoded by the coding sequence TTGGTAACCGTTGTGGGAGTGGGGCCCGGAGCGCGGGAATACATTGTCCCGGCGGCCCTCCGAAGGATAGAGCAGGCCGATGTGCTGGTGGGAGGAAAAAGGCATCTGAAACTGTTTGAAGAACTGGAGTGCGTGAAAATAGCCATAGAAACAGGTTTGGATTTTAAGGATATTTTAAACCGAAAGGGCCGCGTAGTAATCCTGGCATCGGGAGATCCAGGCCTTTACGGCATCCTGGACGTGGTATTGAAATATGTAAACAAAGAAGAAGTGGAAGTGATCCCGGGCATAAGTTCGGTCCAGTACATCATGGCAAAGCTTGGGATGCCCATGAAGGATGTGGCTGTGGTAAGCCTTCACGGGCGCAAGACGGATATCATAACCCGGGTGAAGGAATACGGCACTCTGGTGGTACTGACTGATGAGAACCATGACCCTCCCTTTATAGCCCGGCTTTTAAAAGATAGCGGGATAAAAGACAGGTTTTTATATGTGGGGGAGAACCTTTCCTACGATAATGAAGTCATAGAAAGATACACCGTCGAAGAACTGGCGCAGAGCCGGAAAAAGTTTGACATCAACGTGGTGGTGATAACGTGTGGGAATATGCCTTCGGCATCCCCGACGGACTTTTTGTAA
- the cobK gene encoding precorrin-6A reductase — protein MVLAGTKEGREIAEKLSSLNFPVIASTATDYGGKLLEGKARARTGPLNRNSLECFIREKNVELVIDATHPFAREISLNAIEACKNTKVKLIRYEREDSREYFFPNLIKVKTFDEAVAEARKHERIFLTIGSRNLDKFAILKKQGKHIIARVLPTSDVLKKCEDLGFLPGEIIAMEGPFSLQLNYCMFKDYRAGVVVTKDSGPGGGVMEKLRAAAKLNIPVILVERPVVDYPLVVRSMEEILEEIRKGVSVQDL, from the coding sequence ATGGTTCTTGCGGGCACAAAAGAGGGTAGAGAGATTGCGGAAAAGCTTTCGAGTCTGAACTTTCCCGTTATTGCCAGCACGGCGACGGATTATGGAGGAAAGCTCCTGGAAGGAAAGGCAAGGGCAAGAACGGGACCTTTAAACCGAAATTCCCTCGAATGTTTTATCCGGGAGAAAAACGTAGAGCTGGTAATCGACGCCACCCATCCCTTTGCAAGGGAAATAAGCCTCAATGCCATTGAGGCCTGCAAAAATACAAAAGTTAAATTAATAAGGTATGAGCGGGAAGATAGCAGAGAATATTTTTTTCCCAATTTAATAAAGGTGAAAACCTTCGATGAAGCCGTAGCTGAAGCACGAAAACATGAAAGAATTTTTCTCACTATCGGCAGCAGGAACCTGGACAAATTTGCCATCCTTAAAAAACAGGGAAAACACATCATCGCCAGGGTCCTCCCCACAAGCGATGTCCTGAAAAAATGTGAAGACCTGGGTTTTTTGCCGGGAGAAATTATCGCCATGGAAGGGCCTTTCAGTTTGCAATTGAATTACTGTATGTTCAAAGATTACCGGGCCGGTGTGGTGGTTACCAAAGACAGCGGTCCCGGCGGCGGAGTCATGGAAAAATTGAGGGCGGCTGCAAAATTGAATATACCGGTAATACTGGTGGAAAGGCCTGTAGTAGATTATCCTTTAGTGGTAAGAAGTATGGAAGAAATTTTAGAGGAAATCCGGAAAGGCGTATCGGTGCAAGACCTGTAA
- a CDS encoding ArsR/SmtB family transcription factor, which produces MDKEKYRDKLSKTAEILKAIGHPARLCIICKLMCKDCNVSTMQNCLDLPQSTVSQHLAILKSRGIIEGKRKGVEVIYSIANEDVKKIINALFEPEELPADE; this is translated from the coding sequence ATGGATAAAGAGAAATATAGGGATAAACTTTCAAAAACCGCCGAGATCTTGAAGGCCATCGGCCACCCGGCCAGGCTTTGCATCATTTGTAAGTTGATGTGTAAAGACTGTAACGTGTCCACCATGCAAAACTGCCTGGACCTTCCTCAGTCTACGGTTTCCCAGCATCTTGCCATCTTAAAATCCAGGGGCATAATCGAGGGAAAAAGAAAAGGCGTAGAGGTCATCTATTCCATCGCCAATGAAGATGTCAAAAAGATCATAAATGCTCTTTTTGAGCCGGAGGAACTGCCTGCAGATGAATAA